A genomic window from Actinomycetaceae bacterium MB13-C1-2 includes:
- a CDS encoding glycosyltransferase family 2 protein — protein sequence MTLLTAVVPCFNAEAYMKRAVDSLLTGGESVEIIIVDDGSTDQTGHLADRYAKQFPDLVRVVHKANGGHGSAVNVGIEQASGKYLKVIDADDWLDPQAYAELIALLQKWEDSGDQADLIVSNFVYEKQGKRHKKAVRYIGKMPDGELFGWERLKTFNPWQYMVMHSMVYRTAILRQSGLKLPEHSFYVDNLYAFVPLPSVKVLYYLNVDLYRYWTGREDQSVNERVMLRRIDQQIVINERMFDVYSSDLRDCYLQPNLMRYMLHYLSVLSLVTSVLCKLDDDPELQEKGKAMWARMAYRDPKLAQKLRMLILGHVSHAPIRPTRVGYRIARAVMGFN from the coding sequence ATGACGTTGTTGACAGCCGTCGTTCCCTGTTTCAACGCCGAGGCATACATGAAGCGCGCAGTCGACTCGCTTCTGACCGGTGGAGAATCTGTCGAAATCATAATTGTTGATGACGGATCAACTGATCAAACAGGTCATCTTGCCGATCGATACGCCAAACAGTTCCCTGACTTGGTTCGTGTCGTACACAAGGCCAACGGCGGTCACGGCTCAGCCGTCAACGTGGGCATCGAGCAGGCAAGCGGAAAGTACCTCAAAGTTATCGATGCCGATGACTGGCTCGACCCACAGGCATACGCGGAGCTAATCGCGTTACTCCAGAAATGGGAAGATAGCGGCGATCAGGCAGATCTGATCGTGTCGAACTTCGTCTATGAAAAACAGGGAAAGCGCCACAAGAAGGCGGTGCGCTACATCGGGAAGATGCCCGATGGAGAGCTATTCGGCTGGGAGCGCCTGAAGACATTCAACCCCTGGCAGTACATGGTCATGCATTCTATGGTGTATCGAACAGCGATACTGCGACAGTCGGGACTAAAGCTGCCGGAGCACTCGTTTTACGTTGATAACCTCTACGCCTTCGTTCCGCTACCCTCCGTCAAGGTCCTTTACTACCTTAACGTCGACCTCTATCGATACTGGACAGGACGTGAGGACCAATCAGTAAATGAGCGTGTCATGCTCAGACGTATCGACCAACAAATCGTCATAAATGAACGGATGTTCGACGTCTATTCGTCCGACCTTCGTGATTGTTACCTACAGCCGAACCTAATGCGATACATGCTCCATTACCTGTCAGTTCTCTCCCTAGTTACATCCGTTCTGTGCAAGCTCGATGATGATCCTGAACTGCAGGAAAAGGGAAAGGCCATGTGGGCGCGAATGGCGTACCGGGACCCTAAGCTCGCCCAGAAGCTACGCATGTTGATTCTGGGACACGTATCCCACGCGCCCATCCGTCCAACCCGTGTAGGGTACCGGATCGCACGGGCCGTAATGGGCTTCAACTAG
- a CDS encoding GHKL domain-containing protein, with product MEFVVDYFRTNGLVFELWVAVLAFVWQAPRRPSSRLRIAFCVLVTVAGWAVWTLVLPDNAWTSMIGFVVLLTGFLWVVRFCWQYSLRSAVFYVVAAAVLQHMAFRGAHAVAVFSEAFLSASSQTSDFIYVVVLVPLCVVGYYLFAKPLSSRPVGRIGSVSVALLVAGMLIFVNLFTRLFAEAGGEKLPQINLIYSLFDFTTSIFMLALMTQIVWRQGAENEAQVLQRLLHQQKAQLETSRENNELISIKTHDLKKQIGLLEDRISRREVEELRTMVASYESTVATGNETVDILLAEKLVTCNERDIRFDRMVDGESLDFMSAADTYALLGNAIDNAIEAVSQLDHDSRYVDMRIKRAQGFVLVELVNPFEGPRKFVEGLPQSTKGDRRYHGFGMRSIRMVAEKYKGHMSAEVEDELFVLRVLVPEPPESWRSSD from the coding sequence ATGGAGTTCGTGGTGGATTACTTCCGCACGAATGGGCTGGTGTTTGAACTATGGGTGGCAGTGTTGGCGTTCGTGTGGCAGGCACCCCGGCGTCCATCAAGCCGTTTGCGCATCGCCTTCTGTGTGCTAGTGACCGTGGCCGGTTGGGCGGTGTGGACGCTTGTCTTGCCCGACAACGCGTGGACCTCAATGATTGGATTCGTTGTCCTTTTGACCGGATTCCTGTGGGTGGTTCGCTTCTGCTGGCAATACAGTCTGCGGTCGGCAGTCTTCTACGTGGTGGCTGCGGCTGTTCTGCAGCACATGGCTTTTCGAGGCGCGCATGCTGTCGCTGTGTTTTCTGAGGCATTCCTTTCCGCCAGCTCCCAGACATCAGACTTTATCTATGTTGTTGTGCTCGTGCCCCTTTGCGTTGTGGGCTACTACCTGTTTGCAAAGCCGTTATCGAGCCGTCCGGTCGGCCGTATAGGGAGCGTGTCCGTTGCCCTGCTAGTGGCCGGAATGCTCATTTTCGTCAATCTGTTCACCCGTCTATTTGCGGAGGCCGGAGGTGAGAAACTGCCTCAGATAAACCTGATCTATTCACTGTTTGATTTCACGACGAGCATTTTCATGCTTGCACTAATGACCCAGATAGTGTGGCGCCAGGGAGCAGAAAATGAGGCACAGGTCTTGCAGCGGCTGCTGCATCAGCAGAAGGCACAACTAGAGACTTCTAGGGAGAACAACGAGCTAATTAGCATCAAGACCCACGACCTCAAGAAGCAGATCGGGTTGCTGGAAGATCGGATCTCACGCCGAGAAGTTGAGGAACTCAGGACTATGGTGGCCTCTTACGAGTCGACTGTCGCCACGGGGAACGAGACAGTTGATATCCTTCTGGCCGAGAAACTGGTTACCTGCAATGAAAGGGACATCCGGTTTGACCGAATGGTCGATGGCGAGAGTCTGGACTTTATGTCAGCCGCAGACACATATGCACTCCTGGGTAATGCCATAGACAACGCAATAGAAGCGGTTTCGCAACTCGACCACGATAGTCGCTATGTCGATATGAGGATAAAACGAGCGCAGGGGTTCGTACTTGTCGAGCTCGTAAATCCATTTGAGGGCCCCAGGAAGTTCGTTGAAGGGCTTCCACAGTCGACGAAAGGTGATCGCCGATATCATGGTTTCGGCATGCGTTCGATTCGAATGGTCGCAGAGAAGTACAAGGGGCACATGTCAGCCGAGGTTGAGGACGAACTATTTGTCCTCAGGGTGCTTGTTCCTGAGCCTCCGGAATCCTGGCGGAGTTCTGACTAG
- a CDS encoding histidine phosphatase family protein, producing the protein MATTMVVATGCSSGGNDASGKEASGSTEEAISSQSSDEQAGGPATIYVVRHGKTLFNEKEIVSGWSDSVLTSEGEEQALRAGNALSEVQFCGALTSDLGRSANTAKLILSENDSDVELVMVPQLREQNYGGFDGDFDAEMWPLIAAADGADLDLSQSGTESIWENEALLDWYSNSTEERIVNATAEVDPMGLAENWDEYESRINEGVEVLSNAAQGCQGENILLVAHGGVISALLGVLSPGGSPHNIGNASITTLTYEGGKFTIGDVGVAPEDFVK; encoded by the coding sequence ATGGCGACAACCATGGTAGTAGCCACGGGTTGTTCCAGTGGTGGTAATGATGCCAGTGGGAAGGAAGCGTCTGGTTCCACTGAAGAAGCAATATCTAGCCAGTCCAGTGACGAACAAGCCGGTGGTCCAGCAACCATATACGTTGTTCGCCACGGGAAGACTCTTTTCAACGAGAAGGAAATAGTCTCGGGATGGTCTGACTCGGTGCTGACCTCAGAGGGAGAAGAACAGGCTCTGCGGGCGGGTAATGCGCTTAGCGAAGTTCAATTCTGCGGGGCACTGACATCCGATCTCGGGAGGTCTGCAAACACAGCAAAACTAATTCTGTCGGAGAATGACTCGGATGTTGAACTGGTTATGGTGCCACAACTCCGCGAACAGAACTATGGTGGATTCGACGGTGATTTTGACGCAGAAATGTGGCCATTGATTGCGGCGGCAGACGGAGCCGATCTTGACCTATCTCAGTCTGGTACAGAGAGCATTTGGGAGAATGAAGCCCTTTTGGATTGGTATTCGAACTCCACTGAGGAGCGAATTGTCAACGCGACAGCAGAAGTTGATCCAATGGGACTGGCTGAGAATTGGGACGAGTATGAGTCGCGTATTAATGAAGGAGTTGAGGTCCTTTCCAATGCAGCACAGGGTTGCCAGGGCGAAAACATATTACTAGTAGCTCACGGTGGAGTCATATCCGCTCTGTTAGGTGTCTTGTCTCCTGGTGGCAGTCCTCACAATATCGGGAATGCGTCGATTACTACTCTGACATACGAGGGCGGGAAGTTTACTATCGGCGACGTTGGAGTCGCACCTGAGGATTTTGTCAAGTAG
- a CDS encoding glycoside hydrolase family 3 C-terminal domain-containing protein, producing MSTASVEPDKAEKPKKKMTNRKFLGIWVPILAVVLVLLVVANIAIEIFKPWIGSQLGQGEYTVENSAASESWDTEYYKSDYEDIDQLDAAAGELISNIAAEGVVLAKNESAALPLPAGAKVTMLGRAAADPVYGGQGSGSVDITNAVDARSGLENAGLQINEQVYDAIASFAEETPRGNIVMDKPNDSTYNIGEMPASDYAALSNTFADYGDAALVFIGRGGGEGGDLTQTMEGWDDNYVEGQHQLQLNKDELDLINLASSNFDRVIVLINASTTMELGAIQDNPEVDSVLLIGSPGLTGFNGVGQVVAGQVNPSGRTVDIWASDFSKDPTWANFGDFIYENVDVSYPMSTLESTASNADITSDAPFVNYAEGIYIGYRYYETADAEGFIKYDDAVVYPFGYGLSYTDFEWSLAGSSLESGIDGTISVDVEVKNNGTVPGKDVVEVYYTAPYTRGGIEKPEVVLAAFAKTGEIAPGESETVTLKFAVEDMASYDYKGEGAYVLEKGDYRISVRSDSHTEVLEPLTYVVDETKVYSTDARTTDEVVATNQFDSVSAMFADTPTEGKILNFSRADFAGTFPQAPTPDLYQATPEIAEGFTAYDFKAAADAYEGEMPATGQASELTLVEMRGLDWDDPKWDEIISKLTVPEMTTVILNGAYQTGGIPSIAKPLTMEVDGPAGFSSFINSSINGPAYPSEVLIAQTWNLELGEQMGLMLGNESLLKGVNGWYAPAANLHRSPFGGRNFEYYSEDPLLSGDMMTAVSNGAAQRGLYTAFKHFVANEQETNRVNNGVATWVNEQALREVYLKPFEIAVKGVHMPVTYISDDQGNLAETEVGATFVMSSFNRVGTTWTGGDPALMRGVLRDEWGFRGFAITDFNLYPYMNPNQGINAGSDLMLTFAPSKSLDDTSSALAVTDIQNSTKAILYTVANSNAMNDMAPGATVTYHAPAWVYIQWAVTGLLGVAWVAGVVWVIVRVKRHSKAAA from the coding sequence TTGAGTACTGCATCGGTTGAGCCGGACAAGGCCGAGAAGCCAAAGAAGAAAATGACAAACCGCAAGTTCCTGGGCATCTGGGTTCCCATCTTGGCGGTGGTGCTAGTTCTGTTAGTTGTCGCGAACATCGCCATCGAGATATTCAAACCCTGGATTGGCTCGCAACTTGGTCAGGGTGAGTACACTGTCGAAAACTCGGCTGCTTCCGAAAGCTGGGACACCGAATACTACAAGTCTGACTATGAAGACATTGATCAACTCGATGCCGCTGCCGGTGAGTTAATCTCAAACATTGCCGCCGAGGGCGTTGTCTTGGCCAAGAATGAATCAGCTGCTCTGCCACTCCCTGCAGGGGCTAAGGTCACCATGCTTGGACGTGCTGCCGCCGACCCTGTGTACGGCGGCCAGGGATCGGGGTCCGTTGACATAACTAACGCCGTGGACGCGCGGAGCGGACTTGAGAACGCTGGACTACAGATCAACGAACAGGTCTATGACGCCATCGCTTCGTTCGCTGAAGAGACGCCTCGCGGGAACATCGTCATGGACAAACCCAACGACTCGACGTACAACATTGGTGAGATGCCCGCCTCCGACTATGCGGCGCTTTCTAACACCTTCGCCGATTACGGTGATGCCGCACTCGTGTTCATTGGTCGCGGCGGCGGCGAGGGCGGCGATCTGACGCAGACCATGGAGGGCTGGGACGACAACTATGTGGAGGGCCAGCATCAACTGCAGCTGAACAAGGACGAACTCGACTTGATCAATTTGGCAAGTTCGAACTTCGATAGAGTCATTGTTCTTATTAACGCATCGACCACCATGGAACTCGGTGCGATTCAGGACAATCCCGAAGTTGACTCTGTTTTGCTAATTGGTTCCCCGGGTCTCACGGGTTTCAATGGAGTAGGTCAAGTCGTGGCGGGTCAGGTCAACCCGTCCGGACGCACTGTTGACATCTGGGCCTCCGACTTCAGTAAGGACCCGACGTGGGCCAATTTCGGTGACTTCATATATGAGAACGTTGATGTCAGCTATCCGATGTCGACGTTGGAGTCCACAGCTTCCAACGCTGACATCACCAGTGATGCGCCCTTTGTGAACTATGCCGAGGGCATCTACATCGGGTACCGCTACTACGAGACGGCCGATGCCGAGGGCTTCATTAAGTATGACGACGCCGTCGTCTACCCCTTTGGCTACGGATTGTCCTATACGGACTTTGAATGGTCACTTGCCGGTTCCTCGCTGGAGAGCGGAATCGACGGAACAATTTCAGTTGATGTCGAGGTAAAGAACAACGGAACGGTACCGGGCAAGGACGTGGTGGAGGTCTACTACACGGCCCCGTACACCAGGGGAGGGATAGAGAAGCCCGAGGTTGTCTTGGCAGCTTTCGCCAAGACTGGGGAGATCGCCCCCGGTGAATCTGAGACCGTCACCTTGAAGTTCGCGGTTGAGGACATGGCCTCATACGACTACAAGGGAGAGGGCGCGTATGTCCTTGAGAAGGGCGACTACCGGATTTCGGTTCGTTCAGATTCTCATACCGAGGTACTGGAACCTCTAACTTACGTGGTCGATGAAACGAAGGTTTACTCCACGGACGCGCGTACCACGGACGAAGTTGTTGCCACCAACCAGTTCGATTCTGTATCGGCAATGTTCGCTGACACGCCCACGGAAGGTAAGATCCTAAACTTCTCACGCGCCGACTTTGCGGGAACCTTCCCACAGGCCCCAACCCCCGACCTCTACCAGGCCACTCCGGAGATCGCTGAAGGCTTCACGGCGTATGACTTCAAGGCCGCCGCGGACGCGTACGAGGGAGAGATGCCTGCCACTGGACAGGCAAGCGAACTGACTCTGGTCGAGATGCGCGGATTGGACTGGGATGACCCCAAGTGGGACGAGATCATTAGCAAGCTAACCGTTCCCGAAATGACGACGGTAATTCTGAACGGCGCATACCAGACAGGGGGCATCCCCTCGATTGCTAAGCCGCTGACGATGGAGGTGGACGGCCCGGCCGGCTTCTCCTCGTTCATCAACTCTTCAATCAATGGCCCCGCCTACCCCTCAGAGGTTCTGATCGCTCAAACCTGGAACCTAGAACTGGGTGAGCAGATGGGTCTGATGCTCGGTAACGAGTCGTTACTGAAGGGTGTCAACGGGTGGTACGCACCCGCAGCGAACCTGCATCGCAGTCCGTTCGGGGGCCGTAATTTTGAGTATTATTCAGAGGACCCGTTGCTTTCTGGCGACATGATGACTGCCGTATCAAACGGTGCTGCTCAGCGTGGCTTGTACACCGCGTTCAAGCACTTCGTCGCAAACGAGCAAGAGACGAACCGGGTGAACAATGGTGTGGCGACGTGGGTTAATGAACAGGCGTTGCGTGAGGTTTACCTTAAGCCGTTCGAGATTGCGGTGAAGGGTGTGCACATGCCCGTCACCTATATCTCCGATGATCAAGGAAACCTGGCGGAAACTGAGGTTGGGGCAACCTTCGTCATGTCCTCCTTCAACCGCGTTGGAACTACGTGGACGGGCGGCGACCCTGCACTGATGCGGGGCGTGCTAAGGGATGAGTGGGGCTTTAGAGGCTTCGCTATCACGGACTTCAACCTGTACCCCTACATGAACCCAAATCAGGGAATTAACGCTGGTTCTGACCTGATGCTCACGTTCGCGCCATCGAAGAGCCTGGACGACACCAGTTCGGCGCTTGCTGTTACTGACATTCAGAACTCAACAAAGGCCATCCTCTATACGGTGGCGAACTCCAATGCGATGAACGATATGGCTCCGGGTGCGACCGTCACCTATCACGCGCCGGCCTGGGTCTATATTCAGTGGGCGGTAACGGGCCTGCTGGGTGTTGCGTGGGTTGCCGGAGTTGTGTGGGTGATCGTTCGCGTCAAGAGGCACTCTAAGGCGGCAGCATGA
- a CDS encoding glycoside hydrolase family 3 N-terminal domain-containing protein: MMAINKMWLSRGAIAIVAAMTLSACSSGGVEQSSGNTKEAVNSDKEFVTRDVTDGTTTFTEIKNPNGGATLSYSPDSGVTVLSVEEDEYTYAFKDMNGSGELEPWEDWRLSPEERAKDLAPQLTTEQIAGLMLFSPSEYAVGDGLTDAQRKYLSEDNLRLVLSAGTNETKPNVLWSNEVQAYVESLATPETPYIPVNFSTDPRSDAMGGYAGNATADISMWPGNLGLAATFDPEVTRRFAEVAGEEYRALGITNILGPQVDIATDPRWTRANGTFGENTELSTEMTKAYVQGFQTSQGDDSVIPISTTIKHFAGDAAGEGGRPSYYDHGKYAVFPNGNYDEHLKPFVGSLDAMGAMTAYSIFVDGEGKPLFDVKEDGTGMGAAFSKELVDKLRVDNGYEGVIMTDWGVTAGGPDDPDASWFTNWGVDELTVADRHFLVLLSGVDMFGGNTEVAPVLAAYNLWDEAYESGDVDIDADTRFEQSAERILKVIFASGLYDNPYLDLEHSESVAGSEEKMAEGFEAQKQSVVVLKNENDTIACGSTPEQWSDAVVYIPSTHGQQRVGLLVSEGEVEYGPTIETEVAEQYFGKVITDEVVLDDDGQVVDYKVPDLTDVDMVLVGMESPNPEGQGYLEETGEYVPISLQYRPYTADSDSVRKTSIAGNRLEDGAQENRSYFGKTGYTTNEADLDAIERASKAVKDSGKDIPLVAVLKARNPIIPGEFEALSDAIVVGFDISEAALIEVALGMYDGSGRLPMTFPANMEVVEASYEDVAGDYEAYVDSMGNAYDFGFGLSCSGEPIK; this comes from the coding sequence ATGATGGCAATCAACAAAATGTGGCTGTCCCGTGGCGCTATCGCCATCGTCGCCGCCATGACACTAAGCGCCTGCAGTTCAGGTGGCGTGGAACAAAGCAGCGGAAACACTAAGGAAGCAGTCAACTCCGACAAAGAATTCGTTACGAGAGACGTGACGGACGGAACCACAACCTTCACCGAAATAAAGAACCCAAACGGCGGTGCAACTCTTTCATACTCGCCCGACTCCGGGGTCACTGTCCTATCGGTAGAAGAGGACGAATACACGTATGCATTCAAGGACATGAACGGGTCGGGTGAACTCGAGCCTTGGGAAGATTGGCGCCTGTCACCGGAGGAGCGTGCCAAAGATCTGGCTCCCCAACTCACAACCGAGCAGATCGCGGGCCTGATGCTTTTCAGCCCATCTGAATACGCAGTAGGTGACGGACTGACCGACGCGCAACGCAAATACTTAAGTGAAGACAACCTCCGGTTGGTCCTCAGCGCAGGAACGAACGAGACAAAGCCCAACGTACTTTGGTCAAATGAGGTGCAGGCATACGTTGAGTCACTAGCTACTCCTGAGACACCATACATTCCCGTAAACTTCTCAACCGATCCTCGCTCAGATGCGATGGGCGGTTACGCGGGTAACGCCACCGCTGACATTTCGATGTGGCCGGGAAACCTGGGTCTCGCAGCAACGTTTGACCCAGAAGTCACCCGAAGGTTTGCGGAAGTCGCTGGCGAAGAGTACCGAGCTCTGGGAATCACCAACATCCTCGGCCCACAGGTCGATATCGCAACCGACCCACGTTGGACGAGGGCGAATGGAACGTTCGGCGAGAACACCGAACTATCCACCGAGATGACGAAGGCCTATGTGCAGGGATTCCAAACCTCACAGGGCGACGACTCGGTTATTCCGATTTCGACAACCATCAAGCACTTTGCTGGTGACGCCGCTGGCGAGGGCGGCCGTCCCTCATACTACGACCACGGCAAATACGCGGTGTTTCCCAATGGGAACTACGACGAGCACCTAAAACCGTTCGTGGGATCGCTCGATGCAATGGGAGCAATGACCGCTTACTCAATCTTCGTGGACGGAGAAGGCAAGCCACTGTTCGACGTTAAGGAAGACGGCACTGGAATGGGCGCGGCTTTCTCGAAGGAGCTCGTCGATAAGCTGCGAGTCGACAACGGCTACGAGGGCGTGATCATGACTGACTGGGGCGTAACGGCGGGTGGCCCAGACGACCCAGACGCATCATGGTTTACCAACTGGGGTGTTGATGAACTGACTGTCGCTGATCGCCACTTTTTGGTCCTCCTGTCTGGCGTGGATATGTTCGGCGGCAACACCGAAGTAGCGCCTGTTCTCGCCGCATACAATCTCTGGGACGAAGCCTACGAATCAGGCGATGTTGACATTGATGCTGATACGCGATTCGAACAGAGCGCTGAACGCATCCTCAAGGTCATTTTCGCGTCAGGACTCTACGACAACCCCTACTTAGATCTTGAGCACTCCGAGTCTGTCGCTGGTTCCGAAGAAAAGATGGCAGAGGGATTCGAGGCTCAGAAACAGTCAGTAGTCGTACTCAAGAATGAGAACGATACCATCGCGTGTGGAAGCACACCTGAGCAGTGGAGCGATGCGGTTGTCTACATTCCCAGCACTCACGGACAGCAACGTGTGGGACTGCTAGTGAGCGAGGGCGAAGTCGAGTATGGGCCAACCATTGAAACGGAAGTTGCGGAGCAGTACTTCGGAAAGGTGATAACTGACGAGGTAGTGCTGGATGACGATGGGCAGGTCGTTGACTACAAGGTTCCCGATCTCACCGACGTTGACATGGTCCTTGTCGGCATGGAGAGTCCGAACCCCGAGGGCCAAGGATATCTTGAGGAGACTGGCGAGTACGTTCCGATCAGCCTCCAGTACCGCCCTTACACTGCTGACTCCGATTCCGTTCGAAAGACCTCCATCGCGGGCAATAGGCTGGAAGATGGCGCACAGGAGAACCGCTCCTATTTTGGCAAGACCGGCTACACGACCAACGAGGCAGACCTTGATGCCATTGAGCGCGCTTCCAAAGCCGTAAAGGACAGCGGAAAGGACATCCCACTGGTCGCAGTACTAAAGGCACGAAACCCGATTATTCCAGGCGAGTTCGAAGCGCTTTCCGACGCGATCGTCGTTGGCTTTGACATCAGTGAAGCGGCACTGATTGAGGTAGCACTGGGAATGTACGACGGAAGCGGTCGTTTGCCAATGACGTTCCCAGCGAACATGGAAGTCGTTGAAGCATCGTACGAGGACGTTGCAGGCGACTACGAAGCCTACGTAGATTCGATGGGCAACGCGTACGACTTCGGTTTCGGACTGTCGTGCAGTGGAGAGCCAATCAAGTAG